From the Chitinispirillales bacterium genome, one window contains:
- a CDS encoding OmpH family outer membrane protein has protein sequence MKKLTLALVFAFVFVTGVFAELKIGYVNSDAILEQYSGTKSAEEELRKQYAKWEQEANKKEENIRKMQENLNKQALLLSEERKAQIQKEMQDSMMLYQQFLQDKFGQQGEAAQKNNELLRPIVEKVNNIINKIAADENYDFIFDSKAGVVFAKKSYDLTEKVIKSLNSGK, from the coding sequence ATGAAAAAATTGACTTTGGCGCTTGTCTTTGCGTTTGTTTTTGTAACGGGCGTTTTTGCCGAACTTAAAATCGGGTATGTAAATTCGGATGCCATTTTGGAACAGTACAGCGGAACAAAATCGGCGGAAGAGGAATTGAGAAAGCAATATGCAAAATGGGAACAGGAAGCTAATAAAAAAGAAGAAAATATTCGCAAAATGCAGGAAAATCTTAATAAACAGGCGTTGCTTTTGAGTGAAGAGCGCAAAGCTCAGATTCAGAAAGAAATGCAGGATTCCATGATGCTTTATCAGCAATTTTTGCAGGACAAATTCGGTCAACAAGGTGAAGCGGCTCAAAAAAATAACGAACTTCTGCGTCCGATTGTCGAAAAAGTTAATAATATCATCAATAAAATAGCGGCGGACGAAAACTATGATTTTATTTTTGATTCGAAAGCGGGCGTAGTTTTTGCTAAAAAGAGTTATGATTTGACGGAAAAGGTTATTAAATCACTTAATTCGGGGAAATAA
- a CDS encoding leucine-rich repeat protein, protein MKLFNTTKTTNTDSGSVLKIKVIAAAMSCIIACATVFMLAGCSGGNDGNNNGDVVNTAQTVTYSGYSGSVLYTLKVTENLSVMAVYAAKGGDSYELTVGAKKSTGTVNAVQAGVMTLAPSKNPAQTFTATVSGSDITAMSGVVLFDGNDGSQEAPSTLTQTEQVIDDALFTNEGEAWIDSGSVTKGGYVFRQDNTYDYLSGSEHNVSSTGTYSAKQGTLTIKQNGIETSQSYTYSFTNLGQLSIRNVFGDVTLYTKTVITNVEPTLPGTITVSAAENKAIVGNLLTAVYNDGLAGVSYTWKRGSEEVGNQSAFTPQQVGSYTVTVSLEGYKSLVSAAVAVKSGNSQAFESIAALDEYLSAQPANTVATAFDVSLDVESISGLSNTLKNNDKKYVSLDLSGSAFTSIAKETFEYCSTLTSIIIPEGVTDIGDYAFHNCSNLESVMFFGETLKTIGKETFWYCPKLSDISLPASLTTIKDMAFEMSGITSITIPKNVTSIGATVFRVCNKLTQINVETANANYSSLDGVLYNKAKTTLIAYPTGKTQASFTVPASVTGFSDGAFEWNKNLTEVILHDGIKSLAWTMFESSAINNLIVPASVTSISNSAFLGCENLTTITFLGSSCSINSNAFGPAGDLHTKYAAGGAGMYTRPNGQSYVWTKSQYNSQVSTPVAQPLAGKIIAGTKVTLTSTAGADIWYTLDGSTPSVDGATSTKYTSQITINYPVTIKAIGSKANTKESSMLTAVYTIDGPVTYNAQSIADASVWLTALPANTLQDLYIIKLNVNDLGGSYGMVGSLGKAIKQNDSKFVELDLSSSTITKVDSLAFGYCTGLTGIKLPETVESIGNSAFKYCSKLESIDIPDNCISIGNESFSGCSTLVSANIGKGVTTINMYAFYDCGKLANFSIPEKVSEIRFGACSGCKALTEVVIPASVIKIQGDAFYGCDNLVKVTFDCDINNSDNFQSQSFPGDLRTKYMGSGGGAGTYERTLDSEEWTKR, encoded by the coding sequence ATGAAGTTGTTTAACACAACAAAAACAACAAACACTGACTCGGGCAGTGTTTTGAAGATTAAGGTAATTGCAGCTGCGATGTCTTGTATTATCGCCTGCGCAACAGTATTTATGCTTGCGGGATGCAGCGGAGGCAATGACGGTAACAACAATGGTGATGTAGTTAACACAGCACAGACAGTAACGTATTCGGGATACTCCGGCAGTGTATTATATACGCTGAAAGTTACCGAGAATTTATCCGTCATGGCGGTTTATGCCGCAAAAGGCGGCGACAGTTACGAGTTGACGGTCGGCGCAAAGAAGAGCACAGGAACGGTAAACGCTGTGCAGGCGGGAGTTATGACCCTTGCACCAAGCAAAAATCCCGCTCAAACTTTTACGGCAACCGTTTCGGGAAGCGATATTACCGCAATGTCGGGAGTAGTGCTCTTTGACGGCAACGATGGAAGTCAGGAGGCTCCAAGCACATTGACTCAAACCGAACAGGTAATCGATGACGCGCTTTTTACCAATGAAGGAGAGGCATGGATAGACAGCGGCAGCGTAACAAAAGGCGGTTATGTATTTCGGCAAGACAATACCTACGATTATCTTAGCGGAAGTGAGCATAATGTTTCGTCAACAGGAACTTATTCGGCAAAGCAAGGCACACTTACAATTAAGCAAAACGGTATTGAGACATCGCAAAGTTATACATATTCTTTTACAAATTTAGGGCAGTTAAGCATTCGCAATGTTTTCGGAGATGTAACGCTCTACACGAAAACCGTTATCACTAACGTAGAACCGACCCTTCCCGGTACGATTACCGTTTCTGCCGCTGAGAATAAGGCTATTGTGGGAAATCTTCTTACAGCAGTTTATAATGACGGACTTGCAGGCGTTTCTTATACATGGAAAAGAGGAAGCGAAGAAGTAGGTAATCAAAGCGCTTTTACCCCTCAACAGGTAGGAAGTTACACGGTAACGGTAAGTCTTGAAGGATATAAATCGTTGGTAAGCGCGGCTGTGGCGGTAAAAAGCGGCAACAGTCAGGCGTTTGAAAGCATTGCTGCTTTGGATGAGTATCTTTCGGCGCAGCCGGCAAACACTGTGGCAACGGCATTTGACGTTTCTCTGGACGTAGAAAGCATAAGCGGTCTTTCGAATACTCTTAAAAACAACGATAAAAAGTATGTAAGTCTTGACCTTTCGGGCAGCGCATTTACGAGTATCGCCAAAGAAACATTTGAATATTGCAGCACTCTTACAAGCATTATAATTCCCGAGGGAGTAACAGACATAGGCGATTATGCTTTTCATAACTGTTCAAATCTTGAAAGCGTAATGTTTTTTGGAGAAACATTAAAGACAATCGGCAAAGAGACTTTTTGGTATTGTCCTAAACTCAGCGACATAAGTCTTCCAGCAAGCCTTACTACAATAAAAGACATGGCGTTTGAGATGAGCGGCATTACATCAATTACAATTCCTAAGAACGTAACAAGCATAGGCGCCACAGTGTTCAGAGTTTGTAATAAACTTACCCAGATAAACGTAGAGACGGCTAACGCAAACTACTCTTCGCTGGACGGAGTACTTTACAACAAGGCGAAAACCACTCTTATAGCGTATCCGACAGGAAAAACACAGGCATCTTTTACTGTTCCGGCGAGTGTTACGGGGTTCTCGGACGGCGCTTTTGAGTGGAACAAAAATCTTACCGAGGTTATTCTTCACGACGGAATCAAATCGCTTGCATGGACAATGTTTGAATCCAGCGCGATTAACAATCTGATTGTTCCGGCAAGCGTTACAAGCATTAGTAACAGCGCATTTTTGGGCTGCGAAAACCTTACTACGATAACATTTTTGGGCTCGTCATGCAGTATTAACTCAAACGCGTTTGGTCCTGCGGGTGATTTGCATACAAAATATGCAGCCGGCGGTGCGGGAATGTATACCAGACCCAACGGACAAAGTTATGTATGGACTAAATCGCAGTATAATTCGCAGGTTTCCACTCCTGTCGCACAACCTTTGGCAGGAAAAATTATTGCGGGAACAAAAGTAACTCTTACATCAACAGCAGGAGCCGATATTTGGTACACTCTTGACGGCAGCACTCCGAGTGTTGACGGCGCTACAAGCACAAAGTACACTTCGCAGATAACAATTAACTATCCCGTAACTATAAAAGCGATTGGGTCTAAGGCTAATACGAAAGAGAGTTCAATGCTTACCGCAGTATATACGATAGACGGTCCGGTAACTTACAACGCTCAAAGTATTGCGGATGCAAGCGTCTGGTTGACTGCATTGCCTGCCAATACATTACAAGACCTCTACATTATTAAACTTAATGTAAATGATTTGGGAGGAAGTTACGGCATGGTCGGAAGTCTCGGCAAAGCAATTAAACAAAACGACTCCAAGTTTGTGGAGTTAGACCTTTCGTCAAGTACAATTACCAAAGTTGACTCTTTGGCATTCGGATATTGCACGGGGCTTACCGGTATAAAACTTCCCGAGACTGTTGAGTCGATAGGGAACAGTGCGTTCAAGTATTGCAGCAAACTCGAAAGCATAGACATTCCGGACAATTGCATAAGTATCGGGAATGAATCTTTTAGCGGATGCTCTACTCTTGTTTCGGCTAACATAGGAAAAGGAGTAACAACAATTAATATGTATGCTTTTTATGACTGCGGTAAATTAGCAAATTTCAGTATCCCGGAAAAAGTATCTGAAATCCGATTCGGTGCATGTTCGGGATGTAAGGCTCTTACCGAAGTTGTTATTCCGGCAAGCGTTATAAAAATTCAGGGGGATGCCTTCTACGGATGCGATAATCTTGTTAAGGTAACGTTTGACTGCGATATTAACAACAGTGATAATTTCCAATCCCAAAGTTTCCCGGGTGATTTGCGTACCAAGTATATGGGTTCCGGCGGCGGTGCGGGAACATACGAACGTACTTTGGACTCCGAAGAATGGACGAAGAGGTAA